A genome region from Triticum aestivum cultivar Chinese Spring chromosome 2B, IWGSC CS RefSeq v2.1, whole genome shotgun sequence includes the following:
- the LOC123040623 gene encoding uncharacterized protein: protein MASSYPSRPNHRGGGVHNHGGGGRGHNGGHGYGHHYNGNGGGRGGRGGHHHRWNDYGRGGHHHGYGYGGGHHQQQGYGYGGGGHHAYGYGYGGGGDGMFHHNYGVPGYGMGPSRPLPVPPTSHPHAPGVAPAPAPSTSHPHAPGPGLVPDERPRWITLMAPRRRPPVIPPPLRAAEAAAREVVLRLHPTEEAERRRHKVIDYAKNLIGTTFGCEVFPFGSVPLKTYLPDGDVDITIITNTNLDDSFVQDVCCLLATEQSSDDAEFALRDIQVINAKVKIIKCVIDNLVMDISFNQVGGVSTLCFLELVNKEVGKDHLFKRSIILIKAWCYHEGNIHGSNHWLMSTYALEVLILYIFNLFHSSIHGPLQALYKFLLYYSKFDWDNQCLTLNGPVPLRNDAAGLAAANEELLLSKEPLKRSLRKLFELPADSDRRDPDLRLKYLNIVDPLKGDNNLGTSISEANSRVIRDAFAAGAEKLGKILRLPCERIAEEVYVFFTHTLRKHGRGERQDLGESVSQSMPEPGNARGEDVSGLGTSCMDEDEKRIHRISGSTNFRSHSDLSSSSENGHEVPGSNPFNGSNRNGVHQEKVQLPPFTPVNLLDLSGHVNLHMRCIRSVQYNLEAMHDKLLKSVIEASSAGVLDEDRFVVPPLRPAPRPTSCPRPPPSLGTAVVPRQPITERQVEPEYLPSPRTHIPPNGFSAYPPFAGPWFPNTEDMSQTYGASTYVHNMNYSMPFGIDAFSSGVAFYPAMWDFPQSRGTGTYIPRTGWNRDKSWNDRGRMQRQRQSDQGYGEGRPDVASSNGHVAGASAAGLTLTMRGNPHQGASSSTTPSSNNEQRSENGWVVTRMPPRITIPRHGSGSQPSSPAVVITPVVTAEQHGNLEFGTMGPFSVARQNSVFDEQFPALQETTRQGQQGPQRSPRPGAGATPRSWPAEASGSAMQSPRPGVTMSQSWPNLPAHSPMPVVRTIQSWPHVPSPRPGVGAAQNGPVGSPAASTSQSPRPGTSAAQNRAAGPYQLQDDADFPPLATENPYDADFPPLQAAARR from the exons ATGGCGTCCTCCTACCCCAGCAGGCCCAACCACCGGGGCGGCGGCGTGCACAACCACGGGGGTGGCGGCCGCGGGCACAACGGCGGGCACGGCTACGGCCACCACTACAACGGgaacggcggcgggcgcgggggccggggcggccACCACCACCGCTGGAACGACTACGGACGAGGCGGCCACCACCACGGGTACGGCTACGGGGGCGGCCACCACCAGCAACAAGGGTACGGCTACGGGGGCGGCGGCCACCACGCGTACGGgtacggctacggcggcggcggcgacgggatgtTCCACCACAACTACGGCGTCCCCGGCTACGGCATGGGCCCGAGCCGCCCGCTGCCGGTGCCGCCCACGAGCCACCCCCACGCGCCCGGCGTCGCGCCAGCGCCAGCGCCGTCCACGAGCCACCCCCACGCGCCCGGCCCCGGCTTGGTCCCGGACGAGCGGCCGCGCTGGATAACGCTGATGGCGCCGCGGAGGCGGCCCCCGGTCATCCCGCCGCCGCTGCGGGCCGCGGAGGCGGCCGCCCGCGAGGTGGTGCTGCGGCTGCACCCGACGGAGGAGGCGGAGCGGCGCCGGCACAAGGTCATCGACTACGCCAAGAACCTCATCGGCACCACCTTCGGGTGCGAG GTGTTCCCGTTCGGGTCGGTGCCCCTGAAGACATACCTCCCCGATGGTGATGTCGACATCACCATAATCACGAACACcaacttggacgacagcttcgtccaGGACGTCTGTTGTTTGCTCGCAACCGAACAGAGCAGCGACGATGCCGAGTTTGCGCTGAGGGACATTCAGGTCATCAACGCAAAG GTCAAGATAATCAAATGTGTTATCGACAACCTTGTGATGGACATCTCCTTCAACCAAGTCGGCGGTGTGTCCACCCTCTGTTTCCTTGAGCTG GTCAACAAAGAGGTCGGGAAGGACCATCTCTTCAAGCGGAGCATCATCCTGATCAAGGCTTGGTGTTACCACGAGGGTAACATTCATGGATCTAACCATTGGTTGATGTCTACGTACGCATTGGAGGTGTTGATTCTGTACATCTtcaaccttttccacagctcgataCATGGCCCTTTGCAG GCCCTCTACAAGTTTCTGCTGTACTACAGCAAGTTTGATTGGGACAACCAGTGCCTTACTTTAAATGGCCCTGTCCCCCTGCGCAACGACGCCG CTGGGCTTGCTGCCGCAAATGAGGAATTACTGCTGAGCAAGGAGCCCCTCAAGCGCTCACTGCGTAAGCTTTTTGAGCTTCCAGCAGATTCTGATAGGCGTGACCCAGACTTACGCCTGAAGTACCTCAACATTGTTGACCCCTTGAAGGGGGATAACAACCTCGGCACAAGTATCAGCGAAG CAAACTCTCGTGTCATCCGGGATGCCTTTGCAGCTGGCGCAGAGAAGCTCGGAAAAATTCTCAGGCTGCCTTGCGAACGTATTGCGGAAGAAGTCTATGTGTTTTTTACACATACGTTGCGTAAACATGGACGGGGCGAAAGGCAGGACCTTGGAGAAAGTGTGTCCCAGTCCATGCCTGAGCCTGGAAATGCACGTGGCGAAGATGTGTCCGGCCTGGGAACTTCTTGCATGGATGAAGACGAAAagagaattcatcggatctcag GTTCAACCAACTTCAGGAGCCACTCCGATCTATCCTCTTCCTCGGAGAATGGTCACGAGGTTCCTGGTTCTAACCCTTTTAACGGGTCAAACCGGAACGGTGTCCATCAAGAGAAGGTGCAGCTTCCTCCTTTCACGCCGGTGAACCTACTGGACCTCTCAGGGCATGTGAATTTACACATGAGATGCATACGAAGTGTTCAGTACAACTTGGAGGCCATGCACGATAAGCTCCTCAAGTCGGTTATAGAGGCGTCTTCAGCAGGTGTGCTGGATGAGGATCGCTTTGTAGTTCCACCTCTGCGCCCTGCTCCGAGGCCAACTTCATGCCCGCGGCCGCCTCCTTCTCTCGGCACGGCAGTTGTTCCTCGGCAACCGATCACTGAGCGCCAAGTTGAACCGGAATATCTGCCGTCACCTCGTACCCACATTCCACCCAATGGATTCTCGGCCTATCCCCCTTTTGCTGGTCCTTGGTTTCCAAACACCGAGGACATGTCTCAGACTTATGGAGCTAGCACTTACGTGCATAACATG AACTACTCGATGCCTTTCGGAATAGATGCTTTCTCCAGCGGGGTGGCATTCTATCCAGCTATGTGGGATTTCCCTCAATCACGTGGAACAGGCACATACATCCCCAGAACA GGTTGGAACAGGGACAAGTCGTGGAATGATAGGGGAAGGATGCAAAGGCAGCGGCAATCAGACCAGGGTTACGGAGAAGGGAGACCGGATGTTGCCTCAAGCAATGGGCATGTTGCGGGCGCAAGCGCAGCAGGACTAACATTGACGATGCGAGGTAACCCACACCAGGGTGCCTCTTCAAGCACAACCCCTTCAAGCAACAATGAGCAGAG GTCTGAGAATGGGTGGGTGGTGACACGGATGCCGCCGAGGATCACGATTCCTCGTCATGGCAGCGGCAGCCAGCCCTCTTCACCTGCTGTGGTGATCACACCTGTCGTCACGGCGGAACAGCATGGGAACTTGGAGTTCGGAACCATGGGGCCTTTCTCAGTGGCTCGTCAAAACTCCGTGTTCGATGAACAATTCCCTGCTCTCCAAGAAACAACAAGGCAGGGACAACAAGGCCCGCAGAGGAGCCCCAGGCCAGGCGCGGGTGCAACCCCCAGGAGCTGGCCTGCAGAAGCCTCTGGGTCAGCAATGCAGAGCCCTAGACCCGGTGTGACTATGAGCCAAAGCTGGCCCAACCTGCCGGCACATAGCCCCATGCCTGTTGTGCGTACAATCCAGAGCTGGCCCCACGTGCCATCCCCCAGGCCTGGTGTGGGTGCGGCCCAAAACGGGCCCGTAGGATCCCCCGCTGCCTCCACATCGCAGAGCCCTCGGCCCGGTACCAGTGCGGCCCAAAACAG GGCTGCCGGGCCTTACCAGCTGCAAGACGACGCTGACTTCCCTCCCCTGGCGACCGAGAACCCGTACGATGCTGACTTCCCTCCTCTCCAAGCTGCGGCCCGCCGCTGA